Proteins from a genomic interval of Microtus ochrogaster isolate Prairie Vole_2 chromosome 24, MicOch1.0, whole genome shotgun sequence:
- the LOC101979405 gene encoding olfactory receptor 12-like → MKGEQKRNYSEVTEFILLGFRTPPKFQVVLFLVFLMIYMVTVVGNVSMIMITKMDSRFQTPMYFFLRNLSYLDLCYSTVIAPKTLANFLTSEKKISYNGCATQFFFFALFVTTECFLLAVMAFDRFSAICSPLLYPVHMSQKVCIQLVTGSYICGCINSMVQTGFTFSLHFCGENRLDHFFCDVPALIKISCVDTFVNEIVLFILSGLIIVSSTTIILVSYGYILSTVLKIPSTQGRSKTFSTCGSHIVAVSLFYGSVFFMYAQPGSISSPKQSKIVAVFYTLIIPMLNPLIYSLRNRDVKDAVQKILGGKCSQ, encoded by the coding sequence ATGAAGGGTGAGCAGAAGAGGAATTACTCAGAGGTAACAGAGTTCATTCTCTTGGGATTTAGAACCCCTCCAAAGTTTCAAGTCGTTTTATTCTTGGTGTTCTTGATGATCTACATGGTCACTGTGGTAGGGAATGTCAGCATGATAATGATTACTAAGATGGACTCCAGATTCCAAACAcctatgtatttctttcttagaAACTTGTCTTATTTGGATCTCTGCTATTCCACTGTCATTGCTCCCAAAACCTTAGCCAACTTCTTGacaagtgaaaagaaaatttcctacAATGGTTGTGCCACCCAGTTcttcttctttgctttgtttgttacAACTGAATGCTTTCTTCTCGCTGTCATGGCATTTGATCGATTCTCAGCCATTTGTTCTCCTCTCCTTTATCCTGTGCACATGTCCCAAAAGGTCTGTATTCAGTTGGTTACTGGCTCCTACATTTGTGGATGTATCAACTCCATGGTACAAACAGGTTTCACCTTTAGCTTGCATTTCTGTGGCGAAAACAGGCTGGACCACTTTTTCTGTGATGTCCCAGCTCTGATTAAGATCTCCTGTGTTGACACCTTTGTGAATGAGATTGTACTGTTTATTCTCTCTGGTCTCATCATCGTCTCCAGTACAACCATCATTCTGGTTTCCTATGGGTACATTCTTTCCACTGTCCTGAAGATCCCCTCAACCCAAGGAAGGAGTAAGACTTTCTCCACCTGTGGCTCTCATATAGTAGCAGTGAGTTTATTCTATGGAAGTGTGTTCTTCATGTATGCCCAGCCTGGGTCCATCTCCTCCCCAAAGCAAAGCAAGATTGTAGCTGTGTTCTACACACTTATAATACCCATGCTGAACCCTCTAATATATAGTCTAAGAAACAGAGATGTCAAAGATGCTGTACAAAAAATATTAGGTGGGAAATGTTCTCAGTGA